One genomic segment of Oncorhynchus mykiss isolate Arlee chromosome 10, USDA_OmykA_1.1, whole genome shotgun sequence includes these proteins:
- the LOC110533726 gene encoding guanine nucleotide-binding protein G(I)/G(S)/G(T) subunit beta-2, producing MSELEQLRQEAEQLRNQIRDARKACGDSTLTQITAGLDPVGRIQMRTRRTLRGHLAKIYAMHWGTDSRLLVSASQDGKLIIWDSYTTNKMHAIPLRSSWVMTCAYAPSGNYVACGGLDNICSIYCLKTREGNVRVSRELPGHTGYLSCCRFIDDNQIITSSGDTTCALWDIETSQQTTVFSGHSGDVMSLSLSPDFRTFVSGACDASIKLWDIRDSMCRQTFTGHESDINAVCFFPNGSAFATGSDDATCRLFDLRADQELSLYSHDNIICGITSVAFSRSGRLLLAGYDDFNCNIWDAMKGDRAGVLAGHDNRVSCLGVTDDGMAVATGSWDSFLKIWN from the exons ATGAGCGAGCTGGAGCAGCTGCGTCAGGAGGCGGAACAACTTAGGAACCAGATAAGA GATGCCAGGAAAGCATGTGGGGACTCAACCCTAACACAG ATAACAGCAGGTCTGGATCCAGTGGGGAGGATTCAGATGCGGACGAGGCGCACTCTTCGTGGCCACCTGGCTAAGATCTATGCCATGCACTGGGGCACAGACTCTAG ACTCCTGGTCAGCGCCTCTCAAGATGGAAAACTGATCATCTGGGACAGCTACACCACTAACAAG ATGCATGCTATCCCCCTGCGCTCCTCCTGGGTGATGACCTGTGCATATGCCCCCTCTGGTAACTACGTGGCCTGTGGAGGTCTGGACAACATTTGCTCCATCTACTGCTTGAAGACCCGTGAGGGCAACGTCAGGGTCAGCAGGGAATTACCTGGAcacacag GTTACCTGTCCTGTTGCCGTTTCATCGATGACAATCAAATCATCACAAGCTCAGGAGACACTACCTG TGCGCTGTGGGACATCGAGACCAGCCAGCAGACCACAGTGTTTTCGGGCCACAGCGGTGACGTCATGagcctgtctctgtccccagaCTTCCGCACCTTTGTGTCCGGAGCCTGTGACGCCTCCATTAAGCTGTGGGACATCAGGGACAGCATGTGCCGACAGACGTTCACGGGCCATGAGTCTGACATCAACGCAGTCTGT TTCTTTCCCAACGGCAGCGCCTTTGCCACCGGCTCCGACGACGCCACCTGCAGGCTGTTTGACCTGCGCGCCGACCAGGAACTCAGCCTGTACTCTCACGACAACATCATCTGTGGCATCACCTCTGTGGCCTTCTCCAGATCCGGACGGCTGCTACTGGCCGGCTACGACGACTTCAACTGCAACATCTGGGACGCCATGAAGGGAGATCGAGCAG GAGTGTTAGCTGGCCATGACAATCGTGTGAGCTGTCTAGGCGTGACTGATGATGGCATGGCTGTGGCCACTGGGTCCTGGGACAGCTTCCTCAAGATCTGGAACTGA
- the LOC110533725 gene encoding zinc finger protein 467 — MSLTMEASVSFLQYELASTIERAVRCAVETVLKETARVVGIKMTAARTAAAESHRENQSLRERLELSEGELNAVRYYMTAAENNIKQCLLLNHNHPRSGTLGPGTGSPSSMLNRGTTRVPKSFRASSTRSQFSKSLPSVGLCLPTVQHEWPRSSSSLRGIRTSSSTVSCSNSSQTSKVPQVEVESSPQHTEEDAEDQFYITDDGVVEKEYKVRASGLEDSRRIPREQEGDTVAVEVPHRTSITNFEFEMGPSHPAGNVNDLGLIQVLDEVQEVKGTVKIENDPELPSMLESQLPESSQLPPQMPTHIDNHDNDGNFMGFVPPIVEGPGLVGAFEVRRESSDKVHRCNVCGRGFRRFYCLKTHQRIHTGERPYPCRYCEKRFRHLDSLHKHQRIHTGERPYRCAQCGCCFRELGQLKKHRLTHSPSPTTPHPSLSLLQAGPSYTWPHHHSQSLDS, encoded by the exons ATGAGTCTGACGATGGAGGCCAGTGTCTCTTTCCTTCAATATGAACTTGCATCGACCATCGAACGGGCAGTAAGGTGTGCTGTTGAAACCGTTTTAAAGGAAACTGCCAGGGTAGTCGGCATCAAAATGACCGCAGCTCGGACTGCTGCTGCTGAGTCTCATCGTGAGAACCAAAGTTTGAGAGAGAGACTTGAGCTATCGGAGGGTGAACTCAACGCTGTACGGTACTACATGACAGCAGCCGAGAACAACATCAAACAGTGTTTACTCCTTAATCACAACCATCCTAGATCAGGTACTTTAGGTCCTGGTACGGGGAGTCCATCCAGCATGCTGAACAGGGGCACGACCCGTGTGCCCAAGTCGTTTCGAGCCTCATCCACACGATCCCAGTTTTCGAAGTCACTCCCTAGTGTAGGTCTTTGCTTACCAACAGTGCAGCATGAATGGCCCAGGAGCAGCTCAAGCTTGAGAGGAATACGGAcatcctcctccactgtctcttGCTCCAATTCTTCACAAACATCCAAAGTGCCACAAGTAGAGGTTGAAAGCTCACCTCAACACACTGAGGAGGATGCAGAGGATCAATTCTACATCACGGATGATGGAGTTGTAGAGAAAG AGTACAAAGTCAGGGCAAGTGGATTAGAGGACTCTAGAAGAATTCCACGCGAGCAGGAGGGGGATACAGTGGCAGTAGAGGTCCCTCACAGAACCTCTATTACCAACTTTGAATTTGAGATGGGTCCGAGTCACCCAGCAGGCAATGTGAATGACCTGGGCCTGATCCAGGTGCTGGATGAGGTGCAAGAAGTCAAAGGAACAGTTAAAATTGAAAACGACCCTGAGTTACCTAGTATGCTGGAGTCACAACTCCCTGAATCATCACAACTGCCGCCACAGATGCCAACTCACATCGATAACCATGACAATGATGGTAACTTCATGGGCTTTGTCCCACCTATTGTAGAAGGCCCTGGTCTTGTTGGGGCTTTTGAAGTCAGAAGGGAGAGCTCAGATAAGGTGCATCGCTGCAACGTGTGTGGCCGGGGCTTCCGTCGCTTCTACTGTCTGAAGACACACCAGCGCATTCACACGGGTGAGAGGCCATATCCTTGCAGGTATTGCGAGAAGCGTTTCCGCCACCTGGACAGTCTGCATAAGCACCAACGCATCCACACTGGGGAGAGGCCCTACCGCTGTGCCCAGTGTGGCTGCTGTTTCAGGGAGCTGGGCCAGCTCAAGAAGCATAGGCTGACCCACTCACCTTCTCCCACCACACCCCACCCATCACTGTCTTTACTTCAAGCAGGGCCCTCCTACACATGGCCACACCACCACTCACAGTCCCTGGATTCCTGA